CTCGCTCTTATTATATTTATTTTATCTTGTGTTTGCATCATTTAATCCACCAATGCGATTTTTAAAACTTCATCCATATTTTTTACAGGAATAAAGGTCATTTTATCTCTTACTTCTTTAGAAATATCATCGATATCGCGTTCATTTTCTTTTGGCATAATTACAGTATAGATGCCTTCGCGATATGCCGCCAAAGATTTTTCTTTAAGTCCGCCAATTGGAAGAACTCTACCACGCAAAGTGATTTCACCAGTCATAGCAATATCAGCTCTTACTTTCTTACCTGTGAGTGCAGATACGATAGTTGTAGCCATAGTGATACCAGCAGATGGGCCATCTTTTGGTACTGCTCCTTCTGGAAAATGAATGTGTATATCGTCTTCTTCATAGAATTTTTCTGGCAAATTAAGTTCTTGGCTTCTGCTTCTAATATAAGTGATAGCTGCTCTTGCAGACTCTTTCATTACATCACCAAGTTGACCTGTTAAGATTATATTGCCCTTGCCTTTTAATACTGCTACTTCTACTGGCAAGATAACACCGCCAACTTCAGTCCAAGCAAGACCTGTACATAATCCGACTTGCGGTTCTTTTTCAGCTTTCGTATCTGTGAATTTAGCTTTGCCAAGAAAATCTGTTAAGTTCTTTTTCGTAACGCGAACAGATTTTTTCTTTTCATTTACTAATTTATACGCAGCTTTACGACAAACTTTTGAAAGCTGTCTTTCTAATTCACGTACGCCAGCTTCACGTGTGTATTTTTCAATAATCTGTTTGATGACTTCATCAGTTATATTAACTTGTGAAGCTTTAAGACCATTTGCTCTTTTTACTTTAGAAACTAAATGTTCTTTTGCTATATGCAATTTTTCCACTTCTGTATAGCTAGGAAGCATAATGATTTCCATACGGTCGCGCAATGGTCGTGGAATGTTCCCAAGGTCGTTTGCTGTGATAATCCACATTACTTTAGATAAATCAAATGGCAAACCGATATAATGGTCAGAAAATGTATTATTTTGTTCTGGGTCTAATACTTCCAAGAGCGCAGATACTGGGTCGCCTCTATAATCAGAAGCCATTTTATCTACTTCATCGAGTAAAAATAATGGGTCTTTTGTGCCGGCATTTTTAATGCCTTCAATAATGCGCCCTGGCATTGCACCTACATAAGTACGACGATGACCGCGGATTTCAGCTTCATCACGCACACCACCTAAAGAAGCACGCACAAATTTGCGTTTTAATGCTTTAGCAATAGATGTAGCAATAGAAGTTTTACCAACACCAGGTGGCCCTACAA
The window above is part of the Megamonas hypermegale genome. Proteins encoded here:
- the lon gene encoding endopeptidase La, giving the protein MGKKSTLSFLPLRGMVLFPNNGAHIDIGRDKSIAAMEESLGHDRLIMLCAQKDIETEDPKIDDVYEIGTVCQVQHVAKLNNGIMRAQIEGLYRARILDYRDDGLFIEVDVEEIEDDKTEGKEVQALIRACISKFEDWVKLSHKIPPEVMIAVNVAMDDGHVLCNVVTNHLNCKFEDKQKILEIVPVKERLEALYKLLQQEIEIMELENKIVMSVNKQMTKTQKEYYLREQIKAINKELGEDDEITQAIEEYRTRMEENSYPDDVVEALEKELKRLERTNPSSPEMGVSQNYIEWLLDLPWEIENSEIIGVKEARKILDEYHYGLEKVKERIIEYLSIKTLSPDIKAPIICLVGPPGVGKTSIATSIAKALKRKFVRASLGGVRDEAEIRGHRRTYVGAMPGRIIEGIKNAGTKDPLFLLDEVDKMASDYRGDPVSALLEVLDPEQNNTFSDHYIGLPFDLSKVMWIITANDLGNIPRPLRDRMEIIMLPSYTEVEKLHIAKEHLVSKVKRANGLKASQVNITDEVIKQIIEKYTREAGVRELERQLSKVCRKAAYKLVNEKKKSVRVTKKNLTDFLGKAKFTDTKAEKEPQVGLCTGLAWTEVGGVILPVEVAVLKGKGNIILTGQLGDVMKESARAAITYIRSRSQELNLPEKFYEEDDIHIHFPEGAVPKDGPSAGITMATTIVSALTGKKVRADIAMTGEITLRGRVLPIGGLKEKSLAAYREGIYTVIMPKENERDIDDISKEVRDKMTFIPVKNMDEVLKIALVD